The DNA window GTTTTCTTGGTAGTATACTTTAAAAATCATTGTTTGCTCTCCTTTTTCCACGCTCAAATAGATGCACTTCCTTTATATTATCATGACATTAGACTAAAATAAAGAATAGCCCTCCTTATTTATAAAGAAGGGCTAAAACGTTTATGCGATTTTCTTTTTATTCATGATGCCATTGAGCTGTCTGAGAAGTTTTCTTTTCAACCGTTTCAGCATGGCTAACCACTCCTTAACGCGATTATACTGCGTTTTCTGACAATTGTAAAGAAGCTGAACCTGTGTATTCAACCCTAATTATATTAAGAATGGAGATTCTAAAATGCCGAAATTATTATTGCTAGATATCGATGGAACTTTGTTGGATTCACACAAAAAACTACCGGCTTCTGCAAAAGAAGCACTGCAACAAGCACGATTGAATGGACATGACTTAGCCATTGCCACTGGACGCGGACCATTTATGATTACTTCTATTCTAGAAGAACTAAAAATCGATACGTACATTACGTTCAACGGACAGTACATCTCACATAACAACAAAGTGGTTCATAAGCAAGCAATCGAAGCTAAAATGCTAAATGAAATTCTTGCGTATGCAGAGCAACGCAATCATCCCATTGTCTTTATGAACGAAGAGAAAATGGTATCTTCTATCGATTTCCATCCGGATATTGAAGAAAGTATACAGACGCTGAAAATACCGCATCCTGAAACAGAGAAAGATTTTCATTTGAATCACGAAGTCTACCAAGCACTGGTGTTCTGTGAAAAAGAAGAAGAACAGCAATACCACGATGCATTTAAAGAAGTAGACTTTGTCCGCTGGCACCGCGTCTCTTGTGATATTTCACCAAAAGGTGGTACTAAGGCAAGCGGAATTAAAAAGTTGATCCGCGCAACAGGTCACTCTATTGAAGACACAATCGCATTTGGTGATGGTTTGAACGATTTAGACATGATGGATGTCGCCGGATATAGTGTCGCAATGGCAAATGGTCACGAAGAAACCAAAAAACGCGCATCCTATGTAACGGAACACGTAGACAACGACGGTCTAGCAAAAGCGTTCAAGCATTTAAAATTAATTTGACAAAGAAAAGCGAAAGCGCCTGTTCGAGCTAGGTGCTTGAGCATATAGAATAAAAAAGAGACGCGGCTTATTCAGCCGCGTCTCTTCCGATTACAATCGCATTTTCAATTTCAGCGAAAGGATTTGTTGGATTGATGTGATCGAAGAACATGACTCCATTCAAATGATCAAGTTCATGCTGGAATGCAATAGCAGGTAACCCTGTCAAACGAATTTTGAATTCTTCACCATCTGGATTAAAAGCTTTAACGGTAATTCGCGCATATCTTGGAACATATCCAGGAACTGCACGATCAACGGACAAACAACCTTCTCCAGCAGCTAAATAAGCTTTTTCTATAGAGTGACTGACTATTTTAGGATTAATGGCAACGAGACTAAGATCTTCTCCTGTACTCTCGTCAAAATGCAAAGCGAACATTCGTTTTGCTTCATTTATTTGAGGGGCTGCAATACCAACACCGGGACGCAAATCATATTTTTCAGCCAGTTCATCGTCTTGGCTGTCAACTACATATTCCATAAGGTCTTTACTCAATTGACGATCTTCCTGAGACAGTGGAAATTTCACTTCTTCAGAACGTTTTCTGAGTGTAGGATGACCTTCGCGTATTATATCTTTCATTCGTATCAACTGATTTCATCCTTTCAAATGTCTTGCTATGTATTTTATTATAACGCAATTTTTCTATTTTGAAAAAAGAAAAAGCTGCAAAGCGTAGTTGTATTTTCCGTATGTGCATACTATAGTTAATTCATGGGAATTAAGGAGTGAACTAGATGAAAAAAACAGCCGTAGCGTTAAGTTTTTTCGTAATTTTTTTGTTAACTGCTTGTTCAGGTTCAGGAATTCGCGGAGATTTAGATCAAGTACTTAACGATACTTTCGATGCGGAAGAGGAGTACCGTGCAGTGCAAGACGATTTGGAAAAGCGGGAGAAAACAGAACAACAATTGTTTGAAGAAATTATGGCATTGACACAAGAAGAGCAAGACCAAGTAGCTAAACAAGCACAAACTGCGCTTGATTCGGCAGACGAACGTCTAGAGTTCTTAAAAACTGAAAAAGAATCAATGCAGTCTGCAGAAGAAAATTTCACTGACATTGATAAAGTGATCAAAGCTGCCGAAGAAGTAGCTGTAAAAGCAGACGTGGAAGCGCTGAAGGCAAAAATGAAAGAACGCTTCACAGCTCATTCGGAGTTTACGAAAGCTTATGAAAAGTTGATAGAAAGACAAAAAGAATTGTATGAGATGTTGAAGAAGGAAGAAACTACGTTGCAACTGCTTCAAGAAAAAGCTGCGGAAGTAAATGAACAAAACGAACAAGTTCAACTGGCTGTTACAGCATTTAACGAAGTAACCAAACAGGTCAATGAATTAAAAGATGCCACAATGAAAAAAATAGATGAAAGTGAGGAATAAGCGGCCTTTATGGTCGCTTTTTCTGTCCTATAAAAGATGTGTAAAAACGACTCTGTATTATAATACAGGGCATTAAACGAACTGATACAGTTCAAGAAAACAAAATTGTCATGCAATTATTATTACTTAAAAATGTCAGGTTCTCTATGATTGACCCACGTTTTGTCGTAACGTATACTAAGTAGGAATGCGAAATTGTATCATAACTTGTATGTAATTATTTTAATACAGATAAAAAGGAGAGTTGCTTTTATGGCTGCGAAAAAATCACAGCAGTTCGATCCAGTAGAGACGCTGAATGCAATCGAAGAAAAGTTTGAAATGGTTCAGATTTTAAATGAAGAAGGCGAAATCGTTAACAAAGAGGCTGACCCGAAACTTTCGGACGAAGACCTACAGGAATTGATGAGCCGGATGGTATATACACGAATTCTTGATCAGCGTTCAATTTCTTTGAACCGTCAAGGACGTCTTGGATTTTATGCTCCGACAGCAGGACAAGAAGCTTCACAACTAGCTTCTCATTTTGCCTTGTCAAAAGAAGATTTCATTTTGCCAGGTTACCGTGACGTTCCACAATTGATTTGGCATGGATGGCCACTTCATCAGGCATTCTTGTTTTCACGTGGACATTTCATGGGGAACCAAATGGCTGAAGGTTTGAATATCTTGCCTCCGCAAATCATCATTGGTGCTCAATTTATTCAAGCTACTGGTGTTGCTCTAGGTATGCAAAAACGTAAAAAAGAAGCTGTTGCAGTTACTTACACAGGTGATGGCGGTTCTTCTCAGGGAGATTTCTACGAAGGAATCAACTTTGCAGGCGCGTTCCGCGCACCGGCTATTTTCATTGTGCAAAATAACCAGTATGCGATTTCGACTCCTCGCGAACTTCAAACTTCAGCGAAAACGATTGCTCAAAAAGCAGTTGCAGCTGGAATTCCTGGTGTTCTTGTAGATGGTATGGATCCACTTGCAGTATATGCTGTAACGCGTGATGCTCGTGAACGCGCAGTTAAAGGCGATGGACCAACATTAATCGAAACACTTTGCTACCGTTATGGACCACATACGATGGCGGGCGATGACCCTACACGTTACCGTACATCAGACATTGATAGCGAATGGGAAAAGAAAGACCCTCTTATTCGTTTCCGTAAATATTTGGAAGCAAAAGGCATTTGGGATGAAGCAAAAGAAAATGAAGTAATCGATAAAGCTAAAGAAGAAATTAAAGCAGCAATCAAAAAAGCTGACGGTGCTCCAAAACAGAAAGTATCAGATCTTTTAGAGCTTATGTATGAAGACGTGCCGTTTAATGTTCAGGAACAGTTGGATATTTATAAAGCAAAGGAGTCGAAGTAAGCCATGGCACAATTAACAATGATCCAAGCAATTACCGACGCTCTGAAAACAGAGATGAAGAATGATGAAAACGTTCTTGTTTTCGGTGAAGATGTAGGAAATAACGGCGGTGTATTCCGCGCGACTGAAGGTCTACAAAAAGAATTCGGCGAAGACCGTGTTTTTGATACTCCTTTAGCTGAATCAGGTATTGGCGGTTTGGCTATTGGTTTAGCTTTGCAAGGATATCGTCCAGTTCCAGAAATTCAGTTTTTTGGATTTGTTTTTGAAGTAATGGATTCAATTAGCGGGCAAATGGCACGTATGCGTTTCCGCAGTGGTGGAAGCTTAACTTCTCCTGTAACAATCCGCTCACCATTTGGTGGCGGTGTCCACACACCTGAAATGCATGCTGATTCATTAGAAGGATTGATGGCAGCTCAACCAGGTCTGAAAGTGGTTATTCCGTCTACACCTTATGATGCTAAAGGATTGTTGATTTCAGCAATTCGTGATAACGATCCTGTTATTTTCTTAGAGCACATGAAACTATACCGTTCATTCCGTCAAGAAGTACCTGAAGAAGAATACACAATTCCTTTAGGTAAAGCTGATGTGAAACGTGAAGGGAAAGACTTAACGATTATCGCTTATGGTGCAATGGTACAAGAAAGTATCAAAGCTGCAGAAGAACTGGAAAAAGAAAATTATTCGGTTGAAGTGGTCGATCTTCGTACGATCCAACCGCTTGATATTGAAACAATCATCGCATCAGTTGAAAAAACAGGTCGTGCTATGGTCGTTCAAGAAGCTCAAAAACAAGCTGGAATTGCAGCGAGTGTTGTAGCTGAAATTACAGACCGTGCCATTCTTACTTTAGAAGCACCTGTTCTTCGTGTAACAGCACCAGATTCAATATTCCCATTCTCACAAGCGGAAGAAGTTTGGTTGCCAAATGCGAAGGATATTATCGAAACAGCGAAGAAAGTTTTAACTTTTTAAATTAGACAGAACCGAAAGGGTGATATACATGGCTTTTGAATTTCGTTTGCCGGATATCGGAGAAGGTATCCATGAAGGTGAAATCGTAAAATGGTTCGTAAAAGCGGGGGACACAATCGAAGAAGACGATATTCTTGTCGAAGTACAAAATGACAAGGCCGTTGTCGAAATTCCTTCACCCGTTTCAGGAACAGTTGAAGAAGTATTGGTGGCAGAAGGAACGGTTGCAGTAGTAGGCGATATTTTAGTTCGCATCGATGCACCGGACGCTGAAGAAATGAGTTTTAAAGGGAGTCACGGTGACAAAAAAGAAGTCGCTCCTGAAGTAAAAGAAGAAACAGAAGAACAAGTCCAAGCCGGTACAGCTGAATCTGGTGGAGATGTGGATAAAGCATCTGCTAAAGAAGAAGAACCGAAAAAACAAACAGGTGCTGGATCTCAACCACAGGCTGACTCAACAGAGGAGTCTGATCCGACTGCACGCGTAATTTCAATGCCGTCTGTTCGTAAATTTGCACGCGACAACGATGTCGATATTAAGCAAGTAACAGGATCTGGTAATAATGGACGAGTGTTAAAAGAAGACGTGGAAGCGTTTAAGAACGGCGATCAAAAAGCAGCAACACCTGCAGTTTCTGAAGAAGTATCACAAGAAGTAACAGAAGAAAGCACTGATAAAGCAGCAGCTCCGAAAGCGGCAGTAGCTCCTGAAGGTGAATTCCCTGAAACGCGTGAGAAAATGTCAGGAATTCGTAAAGCAATCGCTAAAGCGATGGTTCATTCAAAACACACTGCTCCGCACGTAACCTTAATGGACGAAGTAGATGTGACAGAACTTGTAGCACATCGCAAAAAGTTCAAAGACATTGCAGCAGAAAAAGAAATCAAGTTAACGTATTTACCATATGTAGTAAAAGCGTTAGTCAGCACATTGCGTGAATTCCCAGCTTTAAACACATCGTTTGATGATGAAACAAGCGAAGTGATTCAGAAGCATTATTTCAATATCGGAATTGCTGCAGATACAGAAAAAGGGTTAATGGTTCCGGTTATTAAAAATGCAGACCGTAAATCAGTATTCGCTATTTCTGATGAAATCAATGGCTTAGCTACAAAAGCGCGTGATGGTAAATTATCAGCTGCTGAAATGAAAGGTGCATCATGCTCAATCACGAATATCGGTTCTGCTGGTGGACAATGGTTTACACCTGTTATTAATCATCCGGAAGTAGCGATTCTTGGAATTGGCCGAATCGCAGAGAAACCTGTAATTAAAAATGGTGAAATTGTAGCGGCACCTGTGTTAGCATTGTCATTGAGCTTTGATCATAGAATGATCGATGGTGCAACAGCACAGCACGCATTAAATCATATTAAACGTTTATTAAGTGAACCTGAATTACTATTAATGGAGGCGTAAAAATTATGGTAGTAGGAGATTTCCCAATCGAAACAGACACGCTCGTAATTGGCTCAGGCCCTGGCGGTTATGTTGCAGCAATCCGGGCAGCGCAAACTGGCCAAAAAGTAACAATCGTAGAGAAAGAATATATTGGTGGCGTTTGCTTGAACGTCGGCTGTATCCCTTCAAAAGCAATGATTTCTGTTGGGCACCGTTTTGAGGAAGCTCAGCATTCAGAAGACATGGGAATTATCGCAAAGGAAGTTTCACTTAACTTTGAAAAAGCGCAAGCGTTTAAAGATGGCGTCGTTAAGAAATTGACTGGCGGCGTTGAGTCTCTTCTGAAAGGCAATAAAGTTGAAATTTTACGCGGTGAAGCTTATTTTGTTGATGAAAACACTGTCCGCATTATGGATGACAATTCAGCACAAACGTATAAATTTAAAAATGCTATTATCGCAACTGGATCTCGTCCAGTCGAAATCCCGACTTTCAAATTTACAAAACGCGTAATTAATTCAACTGGCGCTTTGGCACTTACTGAGCTTCCGAAAAAACTTATCGTTATTGGCGGCGGATATATCGGTACAGAGCTTGGTACTGCATTTGCAAACATGGGTTCTGAAGTAACGATCCTTGAAGGCACACCGGATATCCTTGCTGGGTTTGAAAAACAAATGACAGCAATCGTCAAAAAAGGATTGAAGAAAAAAGGCGTTGAAGTTATCACTAAAGCATCTGCTAAAGGTGTAAAAGAAACTGATTCTGGCGTTACGGTATCGTATGAAGCGGGCGGAGAAGAAAAAACGCTTGAAGCAGATTATGTTCTTGTAACTGTTGGCCGTCGTCCAAATACAGACGAAATGGGTCTTGAAGAATTGAACTTGAATATGTCTGACCGTGGCTTGATCGAAGTCGACAAACAATGTCGTACAAACATCTCCAACATTTATGCAATCGGTGATGTAGTAGCTGGCCTTCAGTTAGCGCACAAAGCTTCATACGAAGGTAAAGTAGCCGCAGAAGCAATTGCAGGAGAAAAGTCTGAAGTTGATTACATGGCTATTCCAGCGGTCTGCTTTACAGATCCGGAACTTGCAAGCGTTGGTTTGTCTGAAGAACAGGCAAAAGAAGAAGGATTCGAAGCTGCGGCTGCGAAATTCCCATTCGCTGCAAACGGCCGTGCTCTTTCATTAAACGCAACTGAAGGATTCGTGAAGCTGGTTTCGCGTAAATCTGACGGTTTGCTGTTAGGTGCACAAATTGTTGGAGCTGGCGCATCAGACATGATCGCTGAGCTTGGTCTTGCTATCGAAGCTGGAATGACAGTAGAAGATATCGCGATGACGATTCATGCTCATCCAACACTTGCTGAAATCACTATGGAAGCTGCTGAAGTAGCTCTTGGAACACCAATTCACATTATTAAATAAATAGTAGAGAAGTCGCTTTTGCGGCTTCTTTTTTTTGAAGAAAAGCTATTTTTCATGGTAAGATTTGTTTGACAAAGGAGTGTTTGGATTGATAAATAGAAAAGCAATGGTTTTGGTAACCGCCCTGTTATTACTAGCGGCATGTGGAAATGACGATGAAGCAGTTACAAATAAGGAAGAAAAGACAGTTAAAGAACAAGTTGCAACTGAAGGAAAAAAAGCCGAAAAAGATGAAGAAGTAATTGAAACAAAAGAAGAAGCAGTTGAAGAAGAACCAAAAGAAGAAGTAACGTCGGAACCACAATATCGCATCAATCCTGCTAATTGGTCAGTACAACCTATAGCAGATGCTGCTGAAAAAGTAGTATTAGTAACTATTGATGATGCGCCGGATAAACATTCAATAGAAATGGCAGAAACATTGAAAAGTAAAGAAATTCCAGCAATTTTCTTCGTCAATGGTCATTTTTTAGATACAGATGAGGAAAAGCAACAGTTAAAAGAAATCTACGATATGGGCTTTGTAATTGGGAATCATACATATAGCCACGAAAATTTAAAAACTCTTTCTGAGCAGCAGCAGCAACAAGAAATTTTGGAGATTAATAAAGTTGTTGAAGAAATTACTGGAGAAAAACCAAAGTTTTTCCGTGCTCCTTTTGGCTCTAATACTGACTTTAGCAAACAACTTGTCGAAGACCAACAGATGGTTCTCATGAACTGGACCTACGGCTACGACTGGGAAAAAGACTATCAAGACGCTGCGGCATTAACAGAAATTATGGTTAATACGGAGTATTTAAATAATGGTGCTAATTTATTGATGCACGATCGAGATTGGACTGCAGAGGCATTACCCGGAATTATCCGAGGACTACAAGATAAAGGATATGGCTTTGTGGACCCGAAAACAATCGAAGGTATGTAAAAAAACGATCCACAGGTATTTTTCTGTGGATCGTTTTTTTAGGGTTCATTACGTAAACTTATGCCTGTCGAATCTACATGACTGCTTACGCTTTTCGTTGTCTAGACTCCAGCAGCCAGATTCTCGGGACATAAGCCACTCTGGCTGTGTGGCTGAAAACACGCCACTTCGCCAGTGCATCTTATGCCTGTCGAATCTACATGGCTGCTTACGCTTTTCGGTGTTACCTAATCGCTTGTTGTTCTTTTATAACCCGTAGCATTTGCAGTGTGTCGTCTTCTGGTCCTTGTACGGGTAACCCGGCAGCTACGTTCATATGGATATAGTTGATATTTTCTTGGGTGATGATTTCACCAGGAATGAAAATAGGGATACCGGGTGGGTAGACCATGATAAATTCAGCAGAAATGCGTCCGACTGCTTCATTGATTGAGATAACTTCTGTTGTTGCATAGAAAGCGTCACGTGGTGTCATTGCGAGTCTTGGAATGTCTGGCATCAATACGACAGGTTCGATGACTACGGCATCACTTTCTAAGGTCTCAGTCATACGTTGAAGTGCATTGATCAATAGATTTACTTCTTTGCGGCTATCGCCAATTGTGATGAGGCATAAAATATTATACAAATCGGAAAGTTCGATTTCAATATTAGCATTTTCTCTCAGCCATTCCTCGGCCTGATGTCCAGTAATACCTAAATTCTTTACACTGATTAATAGTTTCGTCGGGTCCATATCAAAAGTGGCGGACGAATTTAGTAATTCTTTACCCACACAGTGTAAATGAGGGATTTTGTTGATGCGTTTGCGCGCATCTTGAGCTAACCGAATCGTCCGATCAATCAAATCATAGCCATTGATTGCCAATTGACGGCGCGCAGTATCAAGAGACGCTAAGATTGGATAGGACGTCGACGTCGTCGTTAGCATAGAAAGCGTCGATTGTACGCGCTTTGGCGATACTAAACCTTCTCGTACATTTAGCACCGAACTTTGTGTCATAGATCCACCTAATTTATGGACGGAAGTTGCTGCCATATCCGCTCCTGCCGACATTGCGGAAATCGGCAATGACTTATGGAAATGAATATGAACCCCATGTGCCTCATCGACCAGAACAGGGACATTTCGCGAATGTGCAATATCGACAATCCGTTTTAAGTCAGCGGCTACACCGAAATAAGTCGGATTAATGACTAGTACGGCTTTAGTATCTGGGTATTCAACTAATGCTTTTTCTACTGCTTCCGCCGAAATTCCATGAGAGATACCAAGCTCAGGATCTACTTCAGGATGAATGAAAATCGGGATAGCACCAGCGAAAACAATAGCCGACATGATAGATTTATGGACATTTCTTGGCACTAGAATTTTATCATTGGGACCAACGACACTAAGAATCATTGTCATAATTGCGCCACTTGTACCTTGTACAGAAAAGAATGTATAATCTGCTCCAAAAGCTTCAGCAGCTAGCTCTTGCGCTTTTTTGATGGCACCTTTTGGAGAATGTAAATCATCCAAAGGAGCGATGTTAATTAAATCGATAGAAAGAATGTTGTCGCCGACAAATTCTCTAAAAGCTGGATCTACACCTTGCCCTTTTTTGTGGCCAGGAATGTGAAACTGGATTGGGTGCCGGTTTCGATGCTTGAGAAGCGCATCAAATAACGGAGTTTCTAATTGAGACAATGATAAGCCCACCTCGCTAAATAAAATGAAAACAAAATGAATTATAGCATGATGTACTCACCTATAGTACAAATTAAAAGGATTTTACATCGTGAAAGCGAATACATGAACAGATAGAGAGAAAAGGAGTGATTCGATGGAGTTCAAAACAAAAGTGACGGAACTATTAGGAATTCGTTATCCGATTATTCAAGGGGGGTTGGCTTACTTAGCCTATGCGGAACTAGCTGCGGCAGTGTCAAATGCAGGAGGACTTGGTCAAATTACAGCAATGAGTTTGTCAACGCCTGAAGAATTGAGAACAGAGATTCAAAAAGTAAGACAATTGACGGACAAGCCTTTTGGTGTTAATTTTGCAATTGGCGATCACGGTCGTTCGTTTTCTCATATGTTGAATGTAGCGATTGAAGAAGGAGTGCCGGTTGTTTCGATGACTGGTGGCAATCCGACGCCAATATTCGAGCAACTAAAAGAGACCAACATTAAAAAGTTGGTATTGGTTGCTGCAAAAAGGCAAGCTCAAAAAGCAGAAAGTCTCGGTGCTGATGCTGTTATGGTCGTGGGTCAAGAAGGTGGTGGGCATTTGGGGCGTGACGATATTGGGACAATGGTGCTAATTCCACAAGTGGTAGATGCTGTAAAGATTCCGGTTATCGCTTCAGGAGGAATTGGTGACGGACGGGGCTGGATGGCCGCTCTTGCATTAGGTGCTGAAGGAATTGAAATGGGCACACGCTTTATTGCCACAAAAGAATGCGTCCATGCCTCAGCAGCATATAAACAGCAGCTAATCAATAGTTCAGAGAACGATACAGTTATTATCAAACGCAGCATTGGTGCGCCTGCGCGAACGTTACGGAATAGTTGGACCGACAAAATTTTAGAGATTGAAAGTCACGCGCCCACTTATGAGGCTTTAAAAGAATACATTAGTGGTGAAGCCAACAAGCGTTTCATCTATAATGGAGAAACAGACCAAGGCTTTGGTTGGGCGGGACAAGTGACTGGATTGATCAAAGATGAGCCGACAGTTCAGGAACTGATTGACTCAATGGTCAAACAGGCTGAAGAAATCCGAGGCAAATGGTCAGTTACTAGATGAAATGAGGGATGAACAATGGATTATTCTTATCCATTTTCAATTGAATGGTCAACAGAAGAAATTATTGATGTTGTCGGTTTTTTTGAAGCAATTGAAATGGCTTATGAAAAAGGCATTACCCGACAAGACTTATTGACGCGCTATCGTAAGTTCAAGCAAGTAGTTCCTTCGATATCAGAAGAAAAAACCTATTTTCGTGAATTTGAAGAAGAAAGTGGGTATGTAGCCTTTCCGGTTATTAAAGAAATGAAAGCTGGAACAGGCGATGAAACCATCAAACTAAAAAACAAGTAATAAAAAAGAACCTGTAGCCTTAGCGGCTGACAGGTTCTTTTGCTGGTTGGAGCAAAGATGTATAAACAGGCAGTAAAGCTTGGAAAGTTTCTTCTGTGAATTGAAAAAATTGTTCCTTATTTAAAGAAGCGGCCTGTTCTCTAGTTAAATGGCGGCCAATTACAAATTCG is part of the Planococcus kocurii genome and encodes:
- a CDS encoding UPF0223 family protein — encoded protein: MDYSYPFSIEWSTEEIIDVVGFFEAIEMAYEKGITRQDLLTRYRKFKQVVPSISEEKTYFREFEEESGYVAFPVIKEMKAGTGDETIKLKNK